The Paenibacillus sp. FSL R7-0204 genome includes a region encoding these proteins:
- a CDS encoding dihydrodipicolinate synthase family protein codes for MKRLSVAIPTPFHRDEGLNVEGFEAIVAYQKQNGIESLLISGSTGEQHSMSIGERLEIIEYFNQQHFQGIELVFGASAIRTRDAVTLVQALETSVMDAIMIGFPPYIRPTQQQAIAYVEELLNHTSKPVALYNNPGRTGFDLTPESLYTLIRRYPNIVGYKETGDLQRHVGVEYPEEFILFAAGDMKLVENFASGPCKGLSSVAGNIYPREIKAAVERLLRQEQVEVGPIEGMVSRVFNGQALINIKQHYNSLGIHAGICRSPLL; via the coding sequence ATGAAAAGATTAAGTGTAGCGATCCCTACGCCTTTTCACAGAGATGAAGGTCTGAATGTAGAAGGATTCGAAGCCATTGTCGCCTACCAGAAGCAGAACGGCATCGAATCGCTGCTTATCTCAGGAAGCACGGGTGAGCAGCATTCGATGAGTATCGGAGAGAGACTGGAGATCATTGAGTACTTCAATCAGCAGCACTTCCAAGGGATAGAGCTGGTCTTCGGGGCTTCTGCGATTAGAACCCGTGACGCGGTAACGCTGGTTCAGGCGCTGGAGACATCGGTGATGGATGCCATTATGATTGGCTTCCCGCCATACATCCGGCCTACGCAGCAGCAGGCAATCGCTTATGTGGAGGAGCTGCTTAATCATACTTCTAAGCCTGTTGCCCTCTATAATAATCCGGGAAGAACCGGATTCGATCTGACCCCGGAGTCGCTGTACACGTTAATCCGCCGTTATCCGAACATTGTAGGGTATAAGGAAACAGGCGATTTGCAGCGGCATGTGGGGGTGGAGTACCCGGAGGAATTCATTCTTTTTGCCGCGGGGGATATGAAGCTTGTGGAGAATTTCGCCTCAGGCCCTTGCAAGGGTCTCTCCAGTGTGGCTGGAAATATATACCCCCGGGAGATCAAGGCCGCGGTAGAGCGGCTGCTGCGGCAGGAACAGGTGGAGGTTGGTCCCATCGAAGGGATGGTCTCCCGGGTGTTCAACGGTCAGGCCCTAATTAACATCAAACAGCATTACAACAGCTTAGGTATTCATGCGGGGATCTGCCGGTCGCCCCTTCTCTAA
- a CDS encoding DUF421 domain-containing protein encodes MHEIWSEVWKALVLIVVGMLVLRLAGRKSISQMTIPTTIAMISIGTIIVQPIADHSILITMVAAAVFIAVLIVVEWLQVRWNALERLIKGPAVIVIAEGQLQPKNLRKLRLTVDELEMSLRGQGISRLSDVKTATIEPNGQLGYELQDSAKPVTMAQVEALLAKYLGGSGPAGETAYLDQPDRQTGLFEEIKLQ; translated from the coding sequence ATGCATGAAATTTGGAGTGAAGTATGGAAGGCGTTGGTCCTGATTGTAGTTGGAATGCTGGTGCTTCGGCTTGCCGGACGCAAATCTATCTCGCAAATGACCATTCCGACGACGATCGCGATGATCTCGATAGGAACCATTATTGTGCAGCCGATAGCGGATCACAGTATCTTGATCACGATGGTGGCAGCAGCAGTCTTCATTGCTGTATTAATCGTGGTGGAATGGCTGCAGGTACGGTGGAATGCTTTGGAGCGGCTGATTAAGGGGCCTGCGGTTATTGTTATTGCGGAGGGACAGCTTCAGCCTAAGAATCTGAGAAAGCTCAGATTAACTGTCGATGAGCTGGAAATGAGCCTGCGGGGACAGGGCATCTCCAGGCTCAGCGATGTCAAAACGGCGACGATTGAGCCTAACGGCCAGCTGGGCTATGAATTGCAGGATTCCGCAAAGCCGGTCACTATGGCCCAGGTAGAGGCGCTCCTTGCTAAATACCTGGGTGGAAGCGGTCCGGCGGGTGAGACTGCATACCTGGATCAGCCTGATCGGCAGACGGGGCTTTTTGAGGAGATTAAGTTGCAGTAG
- a CDS encoding metallophosphoesterase — translation MRKFFITDIHGDLKGLELLLRHSGLDWEQDQLVIGGDMINRGKDSAGVAWLP, via the coding sequence ATGCGCAAATTCTTCATAACGGACATCCATGGGGATCTAAAAGGGCTGGAGCTTCTGCTCCGGCATTCTGGATTGGACTGGGAACAGGACCAGCTGGTCATCGGTGGAGATATGATCAACCGGGGGAAGGACTCGGCTGGAGTTGCTTGGTTACCTTAA
- a CDS encoding OsmC family protein yields MKHPFHLKAVWNGGRNSEGHIDAGGLRTVISIPQEMGGPGTGTNPDEMLLGAAATCYLITLAAMLERSEIVPEGLTLASEATVDVTNNVFTYERIVHKPSIVLQAEATPAQLKMAERLAHKAEASCMISRAVAGNVSIETQPVVEIARGNGQARVES; encoded by the coding sequence ATGAAGCATCCTTTTCACCTGAAGGCGGTATGGAATGGAGGGCGGAACAGCGAAGGGCATATTGATGCAGGCGGACTGCGGACGGTCATATCGATTCCGCAGGAGATGGGCGGGCCGGGAACCGGCACGAACCCGGACGAGATGCTGCTGGGCGCAGCAGCGACCTGTTACCTGATTACCCTGGCCGCGATGCTGGAGCGTTCGGAGATTGTTCCAGAGGGGCTGACCCTGGCGTCTGAGGCGACAGTAGATGTCACGAATAATGTGTTTACGTACGAGCGGATCGTGCATAAGCCTAGCATTGTGCTTCAGGCTGAGGCGACACCGGCGCAGCTCAAGATGGCAGAGCGGCTGGCACATAAGGCTGAAGCCTCCTGCATGATCTCCAGAGCTGTGGCCGGGAACGTCTCTATTGAGACTCAGCCAGTAGTAGAAATCGCGCGCGGGAATGGACAAGCCCGGGTAGAGTCATAG
- a CDS encoding sensor histidine kinase, whose translation MLKGIRSRLIVYITLMLLLIVLLLEGVFIAAVHYYYLGSAMETLNTRATTSATFFNKYLESYSLNERARYILENLSSEESSKVEVLSPAGQVVINSFGFSSTEQVNTPDVRAALTSGKGSFQSIKPVNGERIMAVSIALKESGSTIGLLRYSVSAEPFYHVIIRIALNAAIIGLLVIGFGFMLSLIIAKRIVGPIQQLTRVAKEMATGNFDVRAEKRYDDEVGTLAVSLNYMSEEILKSEKLKYDFISSVTHELRTPLTSIKGWGETLLVGDLSDRQEMLQGLEVMTGETDRLIGLVEDLLDFSKFQAGEIRIIRQPYDLRGLLEDLLLQFRYRGQTKQIHLYADLPDQPLPVDGDFNRLKQVFVNLLDNAFKFTPAGGEIRLTAVLEGERITVTVADNGEGIEAADLAQLGTKFFKGRSRQSGSGLGLAICKEIIELHDGQLRIKSEFTKGTTVIVELPRYEVEQHFASPV comes from the coding sequence GTGCTGAAGGGAATCAGGTCCAGACTTATCGTCTATATTACCCTTATGCTGCTCCTGATCGTACTGCTGCTGGAGGGGGTGTTCATTGCCGCTGTCCACTATTATTATCTGGGCAGTGCGATGGAGACATTGAATACAAGGGCCACGACTTCAGCGACCTTTTTCAATAAGTATCTGGAGAGTTATAGCTTGAATGAGCGGGCGCGTTATATTCTGGAGAATCTTTCCTCTGAGGAGAGCAGTAAGGTGGAAGTGCTGAGTCCGGCCGGGCAGGTGGTCATTAATTCCTTCGGCTTCTCCAGTACAGAGCAGGTGAATACCCCTGATGTCAGAGCTGCTCTGACCAGCGGCAAAGGAAGTTTTCAGAGCATCAAGCCGGTGAACGGGGAACGAATTATGGCAGTTTCTATTGCGCTGAAGGAGTCGGGGAGCACGATCGGCTTGCTGCGTTACTCGGTCTCGGCAGAGCCTTTTTATCATGTAATTATACGGATCGCGCTCAATGCAGCCATCATCGGGCTGCTCGTCATTGGATTCGGCTTCATGCTCAGCCTGATTATCGCCAAACGGATCGTAGGGCCGATCCAGCAACTGACCCGGGTCGCCAAGGAAATGGCCACCGGTAATTTTGACGTCCGGGCAGAGAAGCGCTATGACGATGAAGTGGGCACCCTCGCGGTATCGCTGAATTATATGTCGGAGGAAATTCTCAAGAGCGAGAAGCTCAAATATGATTTCATATCCTCCGTCACCCATGAGCTGCGGACCCCGCTTACCTCTATCAAAGGCTGGGGGGAGACGCTGCTGGTCGGTGATTTGTCGGACAGGCAGGAGATGCTCCAGGGTCTTGAAGTCATGACCGGGGAGACAGACCGGCTGATCGGCCTGGTGGAGGATCTGCTCGACTTCTCCAAGTTCCAGGCCGGAGAGATACGCATTATACGCCAGCCATATGATCTCAGAGGCCTGCTGGAGGATCTGCTGCTGCAGTTCAGATACCGGGGGCAGACGAAGCAGATTCACCTCTATGCCGACCTTCCCGATCAGCCGCTGCCGGTGGACGGTGATTTTAACCGGTTGAAGCAGGTGTTTGTCAATTTGCTGGATAATGCGTTCAAGTTCACCCCTGCGGGGGGTGAGATCCGTCTTACCGCAGTGCTGGAAGGTGAGCGGATAACCGTCACCGTTGCTGACAACGGCGAAGGCATCGAGGCTGCGGATCTGGCACAGCTTGGCACCAAATTCTTCAAAGGCCGCTCCCGTCAATCCGGCAGCGGCCTGGGCCTCGCCATCTGCAAAGAAATTATCGAGCTGCATGACGGGCAGCTGCGGATCAAGAGTGAATTCACCAAGGGAACCACGGTAATTGTAGAGCTGCCGCGCTACGAGGTGGAGCAGCATTTTGCCTCACCAGTGTAG
- a CDS encoding response regulator transcription factor, translating to MKVLILEDEKPIRDLLCINLKRAGFEIAEASTGEEALSIAREQRDFDIAILDLVLPGLSGFEVCTLLRTQFPRLGIIMLTAKSQEIDKVMGLESGADDYVVKPFSPVELVARVRSLYRRLYPGEALPQENLIELPPFSLMLDERKLLKNGQDIPLTPTEFMIVKLLMEQPNKAMNRDDILTAVWGQYFMGDLKIVDVNISRIRQKIGQESSGPQFLETVWGFGYIWRG from the coding sequence ATGAAAGTGCTGATACTGGAAGATGAGAAGCCTATCCGTGATCTGCTGTGCATCAACCTTAAGCGGGCAGGCTTCGAGATCGCGGAGGCTTCTACCGGTGAAGAGGCGCTGAGCATTGCCCGGGAGCAGAGGGATTTCGACATCGCGATTCTTGACCTGGTGCTGCCCGGACTCAGCGGGTTCGAGGTGTGTACCCTTCTGCGGACACAGTTCCCCCGGCTGGGAATTATTATGCTCACCGCCAAAAGCCAGGAAATCGACAAGGTCATGGGCCTGGAATCCGGCGCAGACGATTACGTGGTCAAACCCTTTAGTCCGGTGGAGCTGGTCGCCCGGGTGCGCTCGCTCTACCGCCGGCTGTATCCGGGAGAAGCGCTGCCGCAGGAGAATCTCATCGAGCTTCCGCCTTTTTCTCTAATGCTGGATGAACGGAAATTATTGAAGAACGGGCAGGATATCCCACTGACCCCAACCGAGTTTATGATCGTGAAGCTGCTGATGGAGCAGCCGAATAAGGCCATGAACCGGGACGATATTCTAACAGCCGTATGGGGGCAGTACTTCATGGGTGATCTTAAAATTGTTGATGTGAATATCAGCCGAATCCGCCAGAAGATCGGACAGGAGTCCTCCGGACCGCAGTTCCTTGAGACGGTGTGGGGATTCGGATATATTTGGAGGGGCTAA